In Aedes albopictus strain Foshan chromosome 3, AalbF5, whole genome shotgun sequence, the following are encoded in one genomic region:
- the LOC109419265 gene encoding uncharacterized protein LOC109419265 — protein sequence MLDRSATKKIPQIENPNKKNVYNVLLVGETGSGKSTLINYLTNYFRGGTLNNLKIAIPSKHYPATEEFDHQEKDLQDPTKSKTGKCTFYNFSLNGIDYAFIDTPGLSDTSGRDKDAENILKIMEVAEMTGTIAAIMLVVNGTVARTTSNLKDTINMMKSSVPDVLLSNLVVVLTNCSATSANFQFSALNPWTISDKNRFYMNNSALSTPVDTWIDDTEKFEEIEYGWKKSMRTIDQMVKQITQLGHVASDAFGEMRKKKSDIKSKLNAQINDMRKLYGLQNKLTDLQHAENIASISVSSYSNYKANTAVEFLEHEPTSYSNVLCKNHLHVVCCHDCDRGSFWPMSFCQAFAPKTTCKSCGCGISVHFDARYKPVKATKTVEMILQETKQRYDESKQQQTTIQNQISSLSGDLDLLKKDLDAKALKIVDNCKELQQICSQFNFSDELASTIAVMKTDTGFVTNMEVKADAVARIDRIQSLAASLNVKPGGSR from the exons ATGTTAGACAG GTCAGCAACAAAAAAGATTCCTCAAATCGAGAATCCGAATAAAAAGAATGTTTACAACGTGCTACTGGTCGGAGAAACGGGATCGGGAAAGTCGACTCTCATCAACTATCTGACCAACTACTTTCGCGGAGGAACACTGAACAATCTGAAAATTGCGATCCCCTCAAAGCACTATCCTGCTACGGAAGAATTTGATCATCAGGAAAAAGATCTTCAGGATCCCACAAAAAGCAAAACCGGAAAATGTACGTTTTATAATTTCTCATTGAATGGCATAGACTACGCCTTCATTGATACCCCAGGTCTAAGTGACACAAGTGGACGGGATAAGGACGCTGAAAACATATTGAAAATCATGGAAGTTGCTGAGATGACTGGAACGATTGCAGCCATTATGTTGGTTGTAAATGGAACTGTGGCTCGAACTACGTCGAACCTGAAAGACACTATCAACATGATGAAAAGTTCTGTGCCAGATGTTCTGCTCAGTAACCTTGTGGTAGTTCTCACCAACTGCTCTGCAACTAGTGCCAATTTTCAATTCAGTGCATTAAACCCTTGGACAATTTCGGACAAAAATAGGTTTTACATGAACAACAGTGCTTTGAGTACTCCAGTGGATACTTGGATTGATGATACAGAAAAATTTGAAGAGATCGAGTATGGCTGGAAAAAGTCCATGAGGACAATAGATCAGATGGTGAAGCAAATTACTCAGCTGGGTCATGTGGCATCTGATGCATTCGGTGAAATGCGCAAAAAGAAATCTGATATAAAATCGAAGCTCAATGCCCAAATAAACGACATGAGGAAGCTCTATGGATTACAAAATAAACTAACTGATCTACAGCATGCAGAAAACATTGCTTCTATTTCAGTTTCATCGTATTCAAATTACAAGGCAAATACCGCAGTAGAATTTTTGGAACATGAGCCCACTTCATATTCTAATGTACTTTGCAAAAATCATCTTCATGTTGTTTGCTGTCATGACTGTGACCGTGGGTCATTTTGGCCAATGTCGTTTTGTCAAGCCTTTGCACCTAAAACTACATGCAAAAGCTGTGGCTGTGGCATCTCGGTTCATTTCGACGCCAGATATAAACCAGTAAAAGCAACTAAAACAGTTGAAATGATACTGCAGGAAACTAAACAACGCTATGATGAAAGTAAACAACAGCAGACTACAATTCAAAACCAAATAAGCAGCCTCAGTGGAGATCTTGACCTCCTGAAGAAAGATCTCGACGCAAAAGCACTGAAAATTGTCGATAACTGCAAGGAACTTCAGCAAATATGTTCTCAGTTCAATTTTTCGGACGAGTTAGCAAGCACCATAGCCGTCATGAAAACAGACACTGGCTTTGTAACAAATATGGAAGTTAAAGCAGATGCTGTAGCGAGAATCGACAGAATTCAAAGTCTCGCGGCATCCCTCAACGTGAAACCAGGTGGAAGTCGTTAA